One Candidatus Poribacteria bacterium genomic window carries:
- a CDS encoding PD40 domain-containing protein: MHRKDDFAHLILAIVVVLVLTLLMVCVDAQARIAFVSQRDGNAEIYVMDANGGRQLNLTNNPNDDRQPSWSPDGKRIAFMSDRKGDFENFEIYVVDADGDNQQKLTNHRDDDYSPSWSPDGERIAFVSNRVGDFDIYVMDADRNNPLNLTNNPHNDGGPAWFNPAFAFAGSPAGKIVTMWGWLKQVDR; encoded by the coding sequence ATGCACCGGAAGGACGATTTCGCCCATTTGATTTTAGCTATTGTTGTGGTTTTGGTGTTGACACTGCTGATGGTATGTGTTGACGCACAAGCACGGATTGCCTTCGTGTCTCAGAGGGATGGGAACGCTGAAATCTATGTGATGGACGCCAATGGAGGGCGTCAACTCAACCTGACTAACAATCCTAATGATGACCGGCAACCCTCATGGTCCCCAGACGGTAAGCGCATTGCCTTCATGTCTGATAGGAAGGGTGACTTTGAAAACTTTGAAATCTACGTGGTAGATGCCGATGGAGATAATCAACAAAAACTCACCAATCATCGCGATGATGACTATTCACCCTCATGGTCCCCTGACGGAGAACGGATTGCCTTCGTGTCTAATAGGGTTGGGGACTTTGACATCTACGTGATGGATGCCGATAGAAATAATCCCCTAAACCTGACCAATAATCCCCATAATGACGGTGGTCCTGCATGGTTTAACCCTGCTTTTGCATTTGCCGGTTCACCCGCAGGTAAGATCGTCAC